A genomic segment from bacterium encodes:
- a CDS encoding MerR family transcriptional regulator produces the protein MTDVKPYVLRFWEKEFPLLRPKKNRGGNRTYQKREITLVNRIKSLLYEEGYTIEGARQKLSESSRDIRREDKLIELLGQIKKELMELERVLTLNSPNGSKP, from the coding sequence ATGACTGACGTCAAACCGTACGTATTGCGGTTCTGGGAGAAGGAATTTCCGCTTCTGCGTCCGAAGAAAAATCGCGGCGGTAACCGCACTTATCAAAAGCGAGAGATCACGCTGGTCAATCGAATTAAGTCGCTTTTGTATGAAGAGGGCTATACAATCGAAGGTGCCCGCCAGAAGCTCTCAGAATCATCCCGCGACATTCGACGCGAGGACAAACTGATCGAGCTTTTGGGGCAGATTAAGAAGGAGCTGATGGAGCTCGAGCGGGTTCTGACTTTGAATAGCCCGAACGGCTCCAAACCGTAG
- a CDS encoding NAD(P)-dependent glycerol-3-phosphate dehydrogenase encodes MARVSVLGAGGWGIAIANLLAETDNQVILWKHDPAAVKKLITTRRDNTKLRGVDIHKKIQITHDMAESMDDRDIIILAIPTQNVRRVCEKIRATGKPVPIVVSLSKGIEITTLQRVSEIIADVLGDDVADRVVVLSGPSHAEEVSRNVPTSVVAAGIKHGSLTEVQHLMSTASFRVYTSDDVIGVELGGALKNVIALAAGMLYGLRLGDNTTGALLTRGLAEMSRLGAKMGAREETFAGLSGLGDLVTTCVSFHSRNRYVGERIGRGEKLPEIMSSMTMVAEGVPTTRAAVRLAEKYNVEMPITRQVYEVLFDSKSPAQALSDLMSRELKSEVYC; translated from the coding sequence ATGGCGAGAGTTTCGGTTCTAGGTGCAGGAGGGTGGGGAATTGCGATCGCCAATCTACTTGCCGAGACCGACAACCAGGTAATCCTCTGGAAACATGATCCCGCTGCTGTAAAAAAGCTAATCACTACCCGGCGCGACAACACCAAGTTGCGCGGCGTGGATATCCACAAGAAGATTCAAATTACCCACGACATGGCCGAGTCAATGGATGATCGCGATATCATCATTCTTGCTATTCCTACGCAAAATGTGCGTCGGGTCTGCGAGAAAATCAGAGCTACCGGCAAACCGGTGCCGATCGTCGTCAGCCTGTCCAAGGGTATCGAGATAACTACCTTACAACGAGTGTCGGAAATCATCGCCGACGTACTTGGTGACGACGTTGCCGATCGCGTAGTCGTCTTGTCGGGGCCGTCACATGCCGAGGAGGTCTCCCGCAATGTGCCGACTTCGGTCGTTGCCGCCGGAATCAAACACGGTTCGCTTACTGAAGTGCAGCACCTGATGTCGACCGCGAGTTTTCGCGTTTATACGTCTGATGATGTCATCGGAGTTGAGCTTGGCGGGGCGCTGAAAAACGTAATTGCCCTTGCTGCCGGAATGCTCTACGGCCTAAGACTGGGAGATAACACGACCGGGGCATTGCTAACGAGAGGACTGGCGGAGATGTCGAGACTTGGCGCCAAAATGGGCGCTCGAGAGGAGACTTTCGCCGGATTGTCAGGTCTTGGCGACCTGGTGACTACCTGCGTTTCATTCCATAGCCGTAATCGTTATGTCGGTGAAAGGATTGGCAGGGGAGAAAAACTTCCGGAAATCATGTCTTCTATGACAATGGTCGCCGAAGGAGTCCCAACGACAAGAGCCGCTGTTCGTCTCGCCGAGAAGTACAATGTCGAGATGCCTATTACACGTCAGGTATACGAAGTCCTCTTCGACTCGAAGTCTCCTGCACAAGCGCTGAGTGACCTGATGAGCCGAGAACTCAAGAGTGAGGTCTACTGTTAG